One genomic window of Manihot esculenta cultivar AM560-2 chromosome 16, M.esculenta_v8, whole genome shotgun sequence includes the following:
- the LOC110603314 gene encoding rop guanine nucleotide exchange factor 9 codes for MVGELQRQQNIKKAKSFHLKRMFENPGKRNAHSWILDNRSGGNTVDDKVQSRNHIPKHVGESLRHSHSQYIGSPLNLSDTAGAKIPNARARRPSDVDMMKERFAKLLLGEDMSGGGKGVSSALALSNAITNLAAFIFGEQKRLEPMNPERKTRWKKEIDWLLAVTDHIVEFVPSQQSKDGINMEIMVTRQRSDLLMNIPALRKLDSILIDQLEQFENQTEFWYVSRDGEDSEQGTMPRNGDKWWIPTVKVPPEGLSEVTRRWLKFQKDSVNQVLKAAMAINAQVLSEMEVPENYIESLPKNGRESLGDSIYKSITVEFFDPEQFLSTMDLSTEHKVLDLKNRIEASIEIWKRKMHQKDGRSSWSSGVSLEKREIFEERAEIILIILKQRFPGLPQSALDISKIQYSKDVGQAILESYSRTIESLAFTILSRIEDIFYSDSMTRTLKSVSDESSENEKPEEETDKLSSAETTPLTLSDFMGWNVGTKKNYFHNTESHFKGEHDKKLKLIGSKRFSYLEKLESLSVMRSPASRH; via the exons ATGGTTGGAGAATTACAACGCCAACAAAACATTAAGAAAGCCAAATCATTTCATTTGAAAAGGATGTTTGAAAACCCAGGAAAAAGAAATGCTCACAGCTGGATCCTTGACAATAGAAGTGGAGGGAATACTGTTGATGACAAGGTGCAATCAAGAAATCATATACCTAAGCATGTGGGTGAATCTCTTCGTCATAGTCATAGTCAATACATAGGAAGTCCTCTTAATCTTTCTGACACTGCCGGAGCTAAAATACCAAATGCTCGAGCAAGGCGTCCCTCGG ATGTGGATATGATGAAGGAAAGGTTTGCTAAGTTGCTTCTGGGTGAAGACATGTCTGGTGGTGGAAAAGGTGTTTCCTCAGCCTTGGCTTTGTCCAATGCAATCACAAACCTAGCTG CATTTATTTTTGGAGAACAAAAGAGATTAGAACCTATGAACCCAGAGAGGAAAACAAGGTggaaaaaagaaattgattGGCTTCTAGCAGTGACAGATCACATTGTTGAATTTGTTCCTTCACAACAATCCAAGGATGGAATCAATATGGAG ATCATGGTTACACGGCAAAGAAGTGATCTGCTAATGAACATCCCTGCTCTGCGCAAGCTTGACAGCATTCTCATT GACCAACTAGAACAGTTTGAAAACCAGACAGAGTTCTGGTACGTGTCCAGAGATGGAGAAGATTCAGAGCAAGGAACCATGCCAAGAAATGGTGACAAATGGTGGATTCCCACTGTTAAGGTTCCTCCAGAAGGGCTATCGGAAGTAACACGAAGATGGCTGAAATTCCAGAAGGATTCTGTGAATCAAGTACTTAAAGCAGCCATGGCAATAAATGCACAGGTGCTATCAGAAATGGAGGTCCCCGAGAACTACATCGAGTCCCTTCCCAAG AATGGAAGAGAAAGCCTTGGAGATTCAATTTACAAGAGTATAACAGTCGAGTTCTTTGATCCCGAGCAATTCCTGTCAACCATGGACCTGTCAACCGAGCACAAAGTACTTGATCTCAAGAACAGGATTGAGGCTTCTATTGAGATTTGGAAGAGAAAAATGCACCAAAAGGATGGAAGGTCTTCCTGGAGCTCAGGGGTGAGCTTAGAGAAAAGGGAAATCTTCGAAGAGAGAGCAGAAATCATATTAATCATCCTCAAACAAAGATTCCCAGGACTTCCACAATCTGCCTTAGATATAAGCAAGATTCAGTACAGCAAG GACGTAGGACAGGCCATTCTAGAAAGTTACTCAAGAACAATAGAAAGCTTAGCATTCACAATCCTGTCTAGGATTGAGGATATTTTCTATTCAGACTCTATGACAAGAACTCTAAAGTCAGTATCTGATGAAAGTTCAGAGAACGAGAAACCAGAGGAAGAAACAGACAAGTTGAGCTCTGCAGAGACAACACCATTGACACTCTCAGATTTCATGGGATGGAATGTAGGTACCAAGAAAAATTACTTCCACAATACAGAGAGCCACTTCAAGGGCGAACATGATAAGAAGCTCAAACTCATTGGGAGCAAGAGATTTTCCTACTTGGAGAAGCTTGAAAGTTTGAGTGTAATGAGAAGTCCAGCTTCTCGGCATTAA
- the LOC110603767 gene encoding uncharacterized protein LOC110603767 — protein sequence MYRSFVTCDDPKGVVECGTIRRSKSASQKMEDKVNNHRTQKKSNTSLAYKEKREEMVPKEIIEEHHSPSSFQLREVSRGAQKLNQLIDSLSKGLSCDGQSKDIAKELLKGALDLQDSLTMLGKLQEASQYMAQLKKKQKEKPERRKFEEVGSERTSSHLSVDHNHQLGFQKPRHSTDGSSKDCIEELRNAIRDSFARQNLLPNTSSQERTKFDTRKLDSISHVPSTSSSQLSVVQSNYIPSSESTASQIALEKKGKGPSLIAKLMGLEDMPSKKLTQPPERQLDMEKNLSQQRPVFDIEMPKLKKPQPMVQKVDSEGRTLKELLETVQFQGLLKSTSVKELKSQSHQSSDFHSKQTSIHGIAPIVLIKPLRVPCFESEEAPAPMVWEEGSMNTRMMLRKMKIKGPFSSSSIDNKDSKMHRRTEADEARIKKVIKEEAKDHIEVVGLPEEREIRTIEQKEVAVKVKKVHKKLEAEKAPMKRFSNEERAKDQKRAVTGAEEKEVKENLKDSSLIKGYNPAHHQRQRKETTDKKVDKSRNLVANSRKPVEREIVKAKIVSTSQDQPRITSTKLRKPENGSVTTNHHIPEHRVTTRKSISKLTTHTNNHNSNDQKQKEKQASEHTAAKPNTDNLKGREDDERNDLIYSDHSEKEGSPMTRADQLSTEEEANDSQLQSEGYDGGDQSSLCTVTVPTSENGENAKPAEQVDDQMTRIRTDDTGFKSAYQVKYMLSCSSSFINLAKDLFHLNMSYPKILPTFGIHDSEVTDVKLSLDYAHEFIERRSLPNAQTWRSPLYYYTGDSRIHLSLDHLAEEICRGIETLRSYQKFAGDYLLTDNLYATFEKDMRCKDVVSGIWDLGWRNGFSMEEIEQALNDLEKSLVSELIEEVFS from the exons ATGTACAGATCATTTGTCACCTGTGATGATCCCAAAGGAGTTGTAGAATGTGGAACAATTAGAAGATCCAAGAGTGCTTCTCAGAAAATGGAGGATAAGGTCAACAATCATAGAACACAGAAGAAATCAAATACATCTTTGGCATACAAGGAaaagagagaagagatggtCCCTAAAGAGATTATAGAAGAGCATCATAGTCCCTCTTCGTTTCAGCTCCGGGAGGTCTCTAGAGGAGCTCAGAAGCTGAACCAGTTGATTGACTCGTTGTCAAAAGGGTTGAGCTGTGATGGACAGTCCAAAGATATTGCAAAGGAGTTGTTGAAAGGAGCTCTTGATCTGCAAGATTCTCTAACCATGCTTGGTAAGTTGCAAGAAGCCTCACAGTATATGGCTCAGTTGAAGAAAAAGCAGAAGGAGAAACCAGAAAGAAGAAAATTTGAAGAAGTGGGTAGCGAGAGAACAAGTTCACATCTATCTGTAGATCACAATCATCAACTAGGATTTCAAAAACCAAGACATTCTACTGATGGGTCATCAAAAGATTGCATTGAGGAGCTCAGGAATGCAATCAGAGACAGCTTTGCTAGGCAAAATTTGCTTCCAAACACATCTAGCCAAGAGAGGACAAAGTTCGATACGAGAAAGCTGGACTCAATTTCACATGTCCCCTCCACAAGCTCAAGCCAATTGTCAGTGGTTCAGTCAAACTATATTCCTTCTTCTGAGTCCACTGCATCACAAATAGCCTTAGAGAAGAAAGGAAAAGGCCCAAGCTTGATTGCCAAGCTAATGGGTTTGGAAGACATGCCCTCAAAGAAATTGACGCAGCCTCCAGAGAGACAGTTGGATATGGAGAAGAATTTGAGTCAGCAGAGGCCAGTCTTCGACATTGAAATGCCAAAGCTAAAAAAGCCTCAACCCATGGTACAGAAGGTAGATTCAGAGGGAAGGACGCTGAAGGAATTACTTGAAACCGTGCAATTTCAGGGACTCTTGAAAAGCACTTCTGTCAAAGAGCTCAAATCCCAGTCTCATCAATCCAGTGATTTCCATTCTAAGCAAACGTCAATCCATGGCATTGCACCAATTGTACTTATAAAACCTCTGCGTGTTCCCTGCTTTGAATCAGAAGAGGCACCTGCACCAATGGTTTGGGAAGAGGGATCCATGAACACAAGAATGATGCtgagaaaaatgaaaataaaaggacCTTTTTCTTCAAGCTCAATAGATAATAAAGACAGCAAAATGCACCGCAGAACAGAGGCAGATGAGGCTCGAATTAAAAAGGTAATCAAGGAAGAAGCAAAGGATCACATTGAGGTAGTTGGGTTACCAGAAGAGAGAGAAATCAGAACAATTGAACAGAAAGAAGTGGCTGTGAAAGTAAAGAAGGTGCACAAGAAACTGGAAGCAGAAAAGGCTCCAATGAAAAGATTTAGCAATGAAGAAAGAGCTAAAGACCAAAAAAGGGCAGTCACAGGTGCAGAGGAGAAAGAAGTCAAGgaaaatttgaaggattctTCTCTGATAAAAGGCTATAATCCTGCACATCATCAACGACAAAGAAAAGAGACCACAGATAAGAAAGTAGATAAGAGTCGGAATTTGGTGGCCAATAGCAGAAAACCAGTAGAGAGGGAAATTGTGAAGGCTAAAATTGTGTCTACATCTCAAGATCAACCCAGGATAACCTCTACCAAGCTGAGGAAACCTGAAAATGGATCTGTTACGACAAATCATCATATTCCAGAGCACCGTGTTACCACTAGAAAATCAATCTCAAAGCTCACAACCCACACTAACAATCATAATTCTAACGATCAGAAGCAAAAGGAAAAACAAGCAAGTGAGCATACAGCAGCTAAACCAAAT ACTGATAATTTAAAAGGCAGAGAAGATGATGAGAGGAATGATCTCATATACAGTGATCACTCAGAAAAGGAAGGATCCCCCATGACACGTGCTGATCAACTATCTACAGAGGAAGAAGCAAATGATTCCCAACTTCAATCTGAAG GATATGATGGTGGTGACCAGAGTTCCCTTTGTACTGTCACTGTGCCAACCTCTGAAAATGGGGAAAATGCTAAACCTGCCGAACAAGTGGATGATCAAATGACTCGCATTAGAACAGATGACACGGGCTTCAAAAGTGCATACCAAGTGAAATATATGCTTTCGTGCAGTTCATCATTCATAAACCTTGCAAAGGATCTTTTTCATCTAAATATGAGTTATCCTAAGATCCTACCAACATTTGGCATACACGATTCCGAAGTAACTGATGTTAAACTGTCTCTAGATTATGCACATGAATTCATTGAACGTAGAAGCCTTCCTAATGCACAAACATGGCGTTCTCCATTATATTATTATACAGGAGATTCAAGAATTCATCTTTCTCTAGATCATTTGGCAGAGGAAATTTGTAGAGGAATTGAAACTCTTAGGAGCTACCAAAAGTTTGCAGGCGACTACCTTCTTACTGATAATCTGTATGCAACATTTGAGAAAGATATGAGGTGCAAAGACGTGGTGAGTGGAATATGGGATTTGGGTTGGCGAAATGGATTCTCTATGGAGGAAATTGAGCAAGCTTTAAATGACCTGGAGAAGTCGCTTGTGAGTGAGTTGATAGAGGAGgtcttttcatga
- the LOC110603692 gene encoding peroxisomal fatty acid beta-oxidation multifunctional protein AIM1, whose translation MAKPHVTLEVGNDGVAVISMCNPPVNALAIPIIAGLKEKFDEATRRNDVQAIVLTGKYGKFSGGFDINVMQKVHQTGDVSLVPDVSVDLVVNTIEDCKKPVVAAVEGLALGGGLELAMGCHARVVAPKTQLGLPELTLGIIPGFGGTQRLPRLVGLSKAIEMMLSSKPITSEEGKKLGLVDIIVSSQELLKVSRQWALDIKERHKPWMRSLYRTDKICSLSEARQILKAARQQAKKTAPNMPQHQACLDVIEEGVVHGGYNGVLKEAKVFKELVISDTSKGLIHVFFAQRATSKVPNVTDIGLKTRQIKKVAVIGGGLMGSGIATALIVSNIYVVLKEINSEYLLKGIKMIEANVRGLVTRGKLTQDKRDKALSMLKGVLDYSEFRDVDMVIEAVIESIPLKQKIFSEIEKACPTHCILATNTSTIDLNIIGEKTSARDRIIGAHFFSPAHIMPLLEIVRTEKTSAQVILDLLTVGKSIKKVPVVVGNCTGFAVNRTFFPYSQGAHILVNLGVDVFRIDRLISTFGLPMGPFQLQDLTGYGVAVAVGKEFANAFPDRTFLSPLVRLLVESGRNGKNNGKGYYIYEKGSKPKPDPSVIPIIEESRRVTNIMPNGKPINVTDQEIVEMILFPVVNEACRVLDEGVVVRASDLDIASVLGMSFPSYRGGIVFWADTVGPKHIYTSLKKWSQLYGNFYKPSRYLEERASKGMLLSAPASSSRSRM comes from the exons ATGGCAAAGCCTCATGTCACCTTGGAGGTCGGAAACGACGGCGTTGCTGTCATCTCCATGTGCAATCCTCCCGTTAATGCCTTGGCCATTCCAA TTATTGCCGGACTGAAGGAGAAATTCGATGAGGCCACAAGGAGAAACGACGTTCAAGCTATCGTATTGACTG GCAAGTATGGGAAATTTTCCGGTGGTTTTGATATCAATGTCATGCAGAAGGTCCACCAAACTG GCGATGTGTCACTTGTCCCTGATGTATCTGTTGACCTTGTGGTCAACACAATTGAAG ATTGCAAGAAGCCTGTTGTTGCGGCTGTGGAAGGACTAGCACTGGGAGGTGGCTTAGAACTAGCAATG GGATGTCATGCACGTGTAGTTGCACCTAAAACTCAACTTGGCTTGCCGGAGTTGACACTTGGAATAATTCCTGGGTTTGGAG GTACACAACGTCTTCCAAGGCTTGTAGGACTGTCAAAAGCCATTGAAATGATGCTG TCATCCAAACCAATCACATCTGAAGAAGGGAAGAAGCTTGGTCTTGTTGATATTATTGTGTCTTCTCAAGAACTGCTGAAAGTATCTCGGCAATGGGCTTTAGACATCAAAGAGAGGCACAAACCATGGATGCGTTCTCTTTACAGGACAGACAAGATTTGCTCCCTGTCTGAAGCACGCCAGATATTGAAAGCTGCCAGACAACAGGCCAAGAAGACTGCCCCAAATATGCCTCAGCATCAGGCATGCCTTGATGTGATTGAGGAAGGTGTTGTTCATGGAGGATATAATGGAGTCCTAAAG GAAGCAAAAGTATTCAAGGAGTTAGTCATATCAGATACATCTAAAGGTCTTATTCATGTCTTTTTTGCTCAGCGTGCAACATCAAAG GTACCTAATGTTACTGATATTGGGCTCAAAACCAGGCAAATAAAGAAGGTTGCTGTCATTGGTGGAGGTCTGATGGGTTCTGGCATCGCTACTGCTCTTATTGTGAGCAACATATATGTTGTACTGAAAGAAATAAACTCTGAATATCTTCTGAAAGGAATAAAGATGATAGAAG CAAATGTTCGAGGCCTAGTTACAAGAGGTAAGTTAACACAGGATAAGAGAGACAAAGCACTTTCAATGCTCAAAGGTGTATTGGACTACTCAGAGTTTAGAGATGTTGATATGGTCATAGAG GCTGTTATTGAAAGTATTCCTCTGAAGCAAAAAATTTTTAGTGAAATTGAGAAGGCCTGTCCTACTCACTGCATCTTGGCAACAAATACATCTACTATTGACCTCAATATAATTGGAGAAAAGACCAGCGCTCGAGATCGTATTATAGGTGCACACTTTTTCAG TCCTGCTCATATAATGCCTCTTCTGGAGATTGTACGCACAGAGAAGACTTCTGCACAAGTAATTCTTGATCTCTTGACGGTTGGAAAATCTATAAAGAAAGTTCCTGTTGTGGTGGGTAACTGCACTGGCTTTGCAGTCAACCGCACTTTCTTTCCCTATTCGCAAGGTGCACATATTCTGGTCAATTTAGGTGTTGATGTGTTCAGAATTGACAGGTTGATCAGCACTTTTGGCCTACCTATGGGTCCTTTCCA GCTTCAGGATTTAACTGGATATGGAGTTGCTGTAGCAGTGGGTAAAGAATTTGCTAATGCATTCCCTGATCGTACATTCTTGTCTCCATTAGTTAGACTTTTAGTTGAAAGTGGACGAAATG GTAAAAACAATGGGAAAGGATATTACATTTATGAGAAGGGAAGCAAACCAAAACCTGATCCTTCAGTGATACCAAtcattgaggagtctaggcgggtTACCAATATTATGCCTAACGGAAAG CCTATAAATGTCACCGACCAAGAGATAGTGGAGATGATACTCTTTCCAGTAGTAAATGAAGCATGTCGTGTTCTGGATGAGGGCGTGGTAGTTCGAGCATCAGATCTTGACATTGCATCTGTGCTAGGCATGAGCTTCCCATCCTATcg TGGTGGCATTGTTTTTTGGGCAGACACAGTTGGACCTAAACACATATATACGAGTCTGAAGAAATGGTCCCAATTATACGGTAACTTCTACAAACCATCAAGATATTTGGAAGAAAGGGCATCAAAAGGCATGCTGTTG AGTGCCCCTGCTTCATCGTCCAGATCTCGCATGTAG
- the LOC110603768 gene encoding dynein light chain LC6, flagellar outer arm → MREGKAMVKETDMPVKMQLQAMACASQALDLYDVSDCVSIAAHIKREFDKMYGGGWQCVVGSNFGCFFTHTQGTFIYFAVESLNFLIFKGASS, encoded by the exons ATGCGGGAAGGAAAAGCCATGGTGAAGGAAACAGACATGCCGGTGAAGATGCAGCTCCAAGCTATGGCATGTGCTTCTCAAGCCCTTGATCTCTATGATGTTTCTGATTGTGTCTCAATCGCCGCCCACATCAAGAGG GAATTTGATAAGATGTACGGTGGTGGATGGCAGTGCGTGGTGGGTTCAAATTTTGGTTGTTTCTTTACTCACACACAGggcactttcatttattttgcggTGGAATCCCTCAATTTCCTTATTTTCAAGGGAGCTTCTTCTTGA
- the LOC110603043 gene encoding probable protein ABIL5 isoform X2 — protein MVFGCFVPSLLHFVVSRGSTLLSVSLFLYTDKTTLNLSTVFKSEQEKKNQKIRRANCFFIFAFYTQLSTTSACRKPDSESENIMSFDKSLQELRDLRSQLHYAADYCESTFLNVEEKKLTVENTKEYIRRAVVSVVDHLGCISANLNHIISKNNEFSEAELRINTLKQRLLSCEQYAHKLALTRVRWKSNWPKFHRRYLSTPITNVEIDKSNGDERNLINCPDSPITKDKHGFKAEDLPLHLYKCALPVRDGLSVLSKGPIPTFHFQEISQKHGRYRLFRQSANSSGEISSLIRRIKRTT, from the exons ATGGTTTTTGGATGTTTCGTTCCCTCGCTTCTTCATTTTGTTGTATCACGAGGCTCTACTCTTCTTTCTGTCTCTCTGTTTCTATACACAGACAAGACAACACTCAATCTATCCACAGTTTTCAAGAgtgaacaagaaaaaaaaaatcaaaagataAGGAGAGCAAATTGCTTCTTCATCTTCGCTTTCTATACACAGCTCTCCACAACATCTGCTTGTAGAAAACCAGATAGTGAATCCGAAAACATTATGAGTTTCGACAAGTCCCTTCAA GAACTCAGAGACCTGCGTTCACAGCTGCATTATGCAGCAGATTACTGCGAATCAACATTCTTGAATGTTGAAGAGAAGAAACT GACTGTGGAGAACACAAAAGAGTACATACGCAGAGCTGTGGTTTCTGTTGTTGATCATCTGGGATGCATCTCTGCTAATCTCAATCACATCATTTCTAAGAACAATGAATTTTCTGAGGCTGAACTTAGAATTAATACCTTAAAGCAA AGACTTCTTTCGTGTGAACAATATGCTCACAAGCTTGCTCTAACAAGAGTAAGATGGAAGTCAAACTGGCCAAAATTTCACCGCCGCTACTTATCAACTC CAATCACAAATGTTGAGATTGACAAGTCAAATGGAGATGAAAG GAACCTCATTAATTGTCCAGATTCTCCAATTACCAAAGATAAACATGGATTTAAAGCAGAGGACTTGCCACTTCACTTGTACAAATGCGCACTGCCTGTTCGTGATGGCCTCTCAGTACTGTCTAAAGGTCCAATTCCCACTTTTCATTTTCAG GAAATTTCTCAGAAGCATGGACGTTATAGATTGTTCAGACAATCAGCAAACAGTAGCGGCGAAATCTCCTCGCTAATTCGACGAATTAAACGAACAACATGA
- the LOC110603043 gene encoding probable protein ABIL5 isoform X1, translating to MVFGCFVPSLLHFVVSRGSTLLSVSLFLYTDKTTLNLSTVFKSEQEKKNQKIRRANCFFIFAFYTQLSTTSACRKPDSESENIMSFDKSLQELRDLRSQLHYAADYCESTFLNVEEKKLTVENTKEYIRRAVVSVVDHLGCISANLNHIISKNNEFSEAELRINTLKQLIFLQRLLSCEQYAHKLALTRVRWKSNWPKFHRRYLSTPITNVEIDKSNGDERNLINCPDSPITKDKHGFKAEDLPLHLYKCALPVRDGLSVLSKGPIPTFHFQEISQKHGRYRLFRQSANSSGEISSLIRRIKRTT from the exons ATGGTTTTTGGATGTTTCGTTCCCTCGCTTCTTCATTTTGTTGTATCACGAGGCTCTACTCTTCTTTCTGTCTCTCTGTTTCTATACACAGACAAGACAACACTCAATCTATCCACAGTTTTCAAGAgtgaacaagaaaaaaaaaatcaaaagataAGGAGAGCAAATTGCTTCTTCATCTTCGCTTTCTATACACAGCTCTCCACAACATCTGCTTGTAGAAAACCAGATAGTGAATCCGAAAACATTATGAGTTTCGACAAGTCCCTTCAA GAACTCAGAGACCTGCGTTCACAGCTGCATTATGCAGCAGATTACTGCGAATCAACATTCTTGAATGTTGAAGAGAAGAAACT GACTGTGGAGAACACAAAAGAGTACATACGCAGAGCTGTGGTTTCTGTTGTTGATCATCTGGGATGCATCTCTGCTAATCTCAATCACATCATTTCTAAGAACAATGAATTTTCTGAGGCTGAACTTAGAATTAATACCTTAAAGCAA CTAATTTTCTTGCAGAGACTTCTTTCGTGTGAACAATATGCTCACAAGCTTGCTCTAACAAGAGTAAGATGGAAGTCAAACTGGCCAAAATTTCACCGCCGCTACTTATCAACTC CAATCACAAATGTTGAGATTGACAAGTCAAATGGAGATGAAAG GAACCTCATTAATTGTCCAGATTCTCCAATTACCAAAGATAAACATGGATTTAAAGCAGAGGACTTGCCACTTCACTTGTACAAATGCGCACTGCCTGTTCGTGATGGCCTCTCAGTACTGTCTAAAGGTCCAATTCCCACTTTTCATTTTCAG GAAATTTCTCAGAAGCATGGACGTTATAGATTGTTCAGACAATCAGCAAACAGTAGCGGCGAAATCTCCTCGCTAATTCGACGAATTAAACGAACAACATGA